The following are encoded in a window of Sulfitobacter sp. S190 genomic DNA:
- a CDS encoding polysaccharide export protein, with product MRKSIRYATFIAAGLLLAACSTLPRGAAVEREITRTADAPDADFALYPITRAFLPSVAEWPATGQPHHGWLAHSHGSSAQIIQPGDMLNVIVWDSGENSLLTSPGQRAANLQNLRVSSAGSIFVPYIGKIRVSGRTPDSARTLVQRQLEAILPGAQVQLDMAEGRANSVDVVGGVSAPGNVKLPDQNFSVLAAISASGGVTQSLNNPQVKLVRGHKIYQTSISRLYESPTLDTRLHGGDKLIVEADRRYFLSLGAAGSESQHLFNRDRVSALDAMSIIGGVDDSRANPEGVLILREYPASALRAGQRGPRRERVVFTIDLTTSDGLFSAGNFYINSGDLVLATESPVTNTRTVLGLVGSAFGLARAVGN from the coding sequence ATGCGTAAATCCATACGGTACGCCACTTTTATCGCGGCTGGGCTTTTGCTTGCGGCCTGCTCCACACTGCCGCGCGGTGCCGCTGTCGAGCGTGAGATCACCCGCACCGCAGATGCGCCCGACGCCGATTTCGCGCTCTATCCGATCACCCGCGCTTTTTTGCCGAGCGTTGCCGAATGGCCCGCGACCGGGCAACCGCACCACGGCTGGCTGGCGCATAGCCACGGGTCCAGCGCACAGATCATCCAACCGGGCGACATGCTCAACGTCATCGTCTGGGACAGCGGCGAAAACTCGCTGCTGACATCGCCGGGCCAACGCGCCGCGAACCTGCAAAACCTACGGGTGTCCAGCGCGGGCAGCATCTTTGTCCCCTATATCGGCAAGATCCGCGTGTCCGGCCGCACCCCCGACAGCGCCCGCACGCTCGTTCAGCGCCAGCTCGAAGCGATCCTGCCGGGCGCGCAGGTACAGCTCGACATGGCCGAAGGGCGCGCGAATTCCGTTGACGTCGTGGGCGGTGTGTCGGCGCCCGGCAACGTCAAACTGCCCGATCAGAACTTCTCGGTCCTCGCCGCCATCTCGGCCAGCGGCGGCGTCACCCAATCGCTCAACAACCCGCAGGTCAAACTCGTCCGCGGTCACAAGATTTACCAGACATCGATCTCGCGGCTCTACGAAAGCCCCACGCTCGACACCCGCCTGCACGGCGGGGACAAGCTGATCGTGGAAGCGGACCGCCGCTATTTCCTGTCGCTGGGGGCCGCCGGTTCCGAAAGCCAGCACCTGTTCAACCGTGATCGCGTGTCCGCGCTCGATGCGATGTCGATCATCGGCGGCGTCGATGACAGCCGCGCCAATCCCGAAGGCGTGCTGATCCTGCGTGAATACCCCGCCTCCGCGCTGCGTGCGGGCCAACGCGGACCGCGCCGCGAACGGGTGGTCTTTACCATCGACCTGACCACCTCCGACGGTCTGTTTTCTGCGGGCAACTTCTACATCAATTCCGGCGATCTGGTGCTGGCAACCGAAAGCCCGGTCACCAACACCCGCACGGTGCTCGGCCTTGTCGGCTCCGCCTTCGGTCTGGCACGCGCCGTCGGCAACTGA
- a CDS encoding nucleoside-diphosphate sugar epimerase/dehydratase, with translation MTLLGWIKSLTKSRKSRIMLGIDVVLLMLALLIALVGVNPSADLLDGIVQYLPALPYVLAAMIVTLKLTGATDIQVSTYDAAAIGLTAMVGMVIAGTSLVMSDLLGLLLPLSFHAFFGVIFFSLVVCSRAVILQIVLAIYRRSVSRCRVLIYGAGTTGAQLVSALRSHESIEPVAFVDDNKALQGMSVSRLPVYAPAKIAEVVESAKIDRVLLAVPSLSRPKQAKIAKRLEMMGLEVQMLPSFSQLIGDEALIDKLTPVAPRSFLGRAEVAHPLGDMRACYSGKSVLISGAGGSIGSELCRQVLDCQPSRLILLELSELGLYNIDMELRPLAEAAGLELVPVLGSATDARQVRRLLEKHEVQVVLHAAAYKHVPLVEANPLTGLVNNVFGTQTLGEQSAHAGVERFMLISSDKAVRPTNVMGASKRLAELVVHDLARRAKPGGTVFTMVRFGNVLGSSGSVIPLFQDQLSRGGPLTVTDPNVSRYFMTVQEAVQLVLQAGGLAKGGEVFVLDMGEPVSIMALARQVIEAAGYDVRDADNPDGDIEIEITGLRPGEKMTEELTLSGDLLGTKYPKIFATDEAGLSQIEIAGAMRMLREACVAHDEEMARQVVRRWVEGYGPQDTGGADVSAAESAS, from the coding sequence ATGACCCTGCTCGGTTGGATCAAATCGCTTACCAAGAGCCGCAAGAGCCGCATCATGCTGGGCATTGATGTGGTGTTGCTGATGCTTGCGCTGCTGATTGCGCTGGTCGGGGTGAACCCGTCGGCCGATCTGCTGGACGGTATCGTGCAGTATTTGCCGGCCTTGCCCTATGTGCTCGCCGCGATGATCGTGACGCTCAAGCTGACGGGGGCGACCGATATACAGGTCAGCACCTATGATGCGGCGGCGATCGGGCTGACGGCGATGGTGGGGATGGTCATTGCCGGCACGTCGCTGGTGATGTCCGATCTGCTGGGCCTGCTGTTGCCGCTGAGTTTCCACGCCTTTTTCGGGGTGATCTTCTTTTCGTTGGTTGTGTGCAGCCGCGCCGTGATCCTGCAGATCGTGCTGGCGATCTACCGCAGGTCGGTGTCGCGGTGCCGGGTGCTGATCTATGGGGCGGGGACCACGGGGGCGCAGCTGGTGTCGGCGCTGCGCAGCCACGAGAGCATCGAGCCGGTGGCCTTTGTCGACGACAACAAGGCGCTGCAGGGCATGTCAGTGAGCCGGTTGCCGGTCTATGCCCCCGCCAAGATTGCCGAGGTGGTCGAAAGCGCCAAGATCGACCGTGTGCTTCTGGCGGTGCCGTCGCTGAGCCGCCCCAAGCAGGCCAAGATCGCCAAACGGCTGGAGATGATGGGTCTCGAGGTGCAGATGCTGCCGTCGTTTTCGCAGCTGATCGGGGATGAGGCGCTGATCGACAAGCTGACGCCCGTCGCGCCGCGCAGCTTTCTGGGCCGTGCAGAGGTGGCCCATCCGTTGGGCGACATGCGCGCCTGCTACAGCGGCAAGAGCGTTCTGATTTCGGGTGCAGGTGGCAGCATCGGGTCCGAACTGTGCCGGCAGGTGCTCGATTGCCAGCCATCGCGGTTGATCCTGTTGGAGCTGAGCGAGCTGGGTCTCTACAACATCGATATGGAGCTGCGTCCGCTGGCCGAAGCGGCGGGTCTGGAGCTGGTGCCGGTGCTGGGCTCCGCGACCGACGCGCGGCAGGTGCGCCGCCTGCTGGAGAAGCACGAGGTTCAGGTGGTCCTGCATGCTGCGGCCTATAAGCACGTGCCGCTGGTCGAGGCCAACCCCCTGACCGGATTGGTGAATAACGTGTTCGGCACGCAGACGCTGGGCGAGCAGTCGGCCCATGCCGGGGTCGAGCGGTTCATGCTGATTTCGTCCGACAAGGCGGTGCGCCCGACAAATGTGATGGGCGCGTCGAAGCGGCTGGCGGAACTGGTGGTGCACGATCTGGCGCGCCGCGCCAAGCCCGGCGGTACGGTTTTCACGATGGTCCGCTTCGGCAATGTGCTGGGGTCTTCGGGGTCTGTGATCCCGTTATTTCAGGACCAGTTGAGCCGGGGAGGGCCGCTGACCGTGACCGACCCCAATGTATCGCGGTATTTCATGACGGTTCAGGAAGCGGTGCAATTGGTGTTGCAGGCCGGAGGGCTGGCCAAGGGTGGCGAGGTTTTCGTTCTGGATATGGGCGAGCCGGTGTCGATCATGGCGCTGGCGCGGCAGGTGATCGAGGCGGCAGGCTATGACGTGCGGGACGCCGACAACCCCGACGGCGATATCGAGATCGAGATCACCGGGCTGCGTCCGGGCGAGAAGATGACCGAGGAGCTGACCCTGTCGGGCGATCTGCTGGGGACGAAGTATCCCAAGATTTTTGCCACCGACGAGGCGGGGCTGTCACAGATCGAGATTGCGGGCGCGATGCGGATGCTGCGGGAGGCCTGTGTCGCGCATGACGAGGAAATGGCGCGGCAGGTGGTGCGCAGATGGGTCGAGGGTTACGGCCCGCAGGACACGGGCGGCGCGGATGTATCCGCCGCGGAGAGCGCGTCCTGA
- a CDS encoding NAD(P)-dependent oxidoreductase — protein MASITTSPSDRISDPVLLGGSGRLARMLRAHWPGALSVQSRGGAPGTRRIDPLADPEGLAAFVRGKGDIICMAGVTPAHAAATDDALSLNSDLALAAIAAAGPGQRVFVMSSAAVYGRSDAAHKETDTPQPLSEYGAAKMQMERVALARGGPRVCVLRIGNVVGADAIVGGWAPGMTLHVTPDGQTLTRSYIGPVGLARCLHALTQVPELPDILNVTAPVPVRMGDLLDAAGMAWSPLPAPAGAIANVTLDHRRLSQYVQFDPAASTARDMIAQWREGTDTA, from the coding sequence ATGGCGTCAATCACTACATCCCCGTCGGACCGTATTTCCGACCCAGTGTTGCTGGGCGGTAGCGGTCGGCTGGCGCGGATGCTGCGCGCCCATTGGCCCGGTGCCCTGTCGGTCCAGAGCCGCGGGGGCGCGCCGGGCACCCGCCGGATCGATCCGCTGGCCGATCCCGAGGGTCTCGCCGCCTTTGTGCGCGGCAAGGGGGATATCATCTGCATGGCGGGCGTCACACCGGCGCATGCGGCGGCAACGGATGACGCGCTGTCGCTCAATTCCGATCTGGCGCTGGCGGCGATTGCGGCGGCGGGGCCGGGGCAGCGGGTGTTCGTGATGTCATCGGCCGCGGTTTATGGCCGGTCGGACGCGGCGCATAAAGAAACGGACACGCCGCAGCCGTTGTCCGAATACGGTGCCGCAAAGATGCAGATGGAGCGCGTGGCGCTGGCGCGGGGCGGTCCGCGTGTCTGTGTGCTGCGCATCGGGAATGTGGTGGGGGCGGATGCGATCGTGGGCGGATGGGCACCCGGCATGACATTGCATGTGACCCCGGACGGGCAGACCCTGACGCGCAGCTATATCGGACCTGTGGGGCTGGCGCGCTGTCTGCATGCGCTGACGCAGGTGCCGGAGCTGCCCGATATCCTGAATGTCACCGCCCCCGTGCCGGTGCGTATGGGCGATCTTCTGGATGCTGCGGGGATGGCGTGGAGCCCCTTGCCCGCACCGGCAGGGGCCATCGCGAATGTGACGCTGGATCACCGCCGCCTGTCGCAGTATGTGCAGTTTGATCCGGCCGCCAGCACGGCGCGGGACATGATTGCGCAGTGGCGCGAGGGGACTGACACCGCATGA
- a CDS encoding acetate--CoA ligase family protein, with amino-acid sequence MLQPRTIAVVGGGAWCSDIIEQCRAFGFTGRIDVVHPKCHVVQGIRAVRCIADLPGPPDAAFVGINRNASIDAVAELASAGCGGAVCFASGFSEASGEDAGGDDLQAKLVDAAGEMPILGPNCYGFVNALDGALLWPDQHGCRRVKTGVAILTQSSNIAINLSMQQRGLPISYVVTCGNMAQTSQAAIALDLLDDPRVTAIGLHVEGFTDLEAWYALAQRAAARDVPLVAIKVGKSDQAVAAAVSHTASLAGSDVGADALLCRLGIARVDDLPTFVEALKLLHFSGRLSSSALSSISCSGGEASLIADTAVGHAVSFPALTELQRTALAQALGPMVALGNPLDYHTYIWRDVDRMTAAWLPMAAEHIGLMLIIVDYPVTDAADWDCATQAALNVRARSGRPVTVVATLPELMPADVRDRLLAGGVVAMGGLREAVAAAEAAALPPVASSLPQPLLPGAPRDAALVGEADAKAALAASGVCVPASVSDPARANTLSLPLVVKATGVAHKSEVGGVRLNVALQDVASVCAQMPDGPLLIEEMIGGSVCELLVAVLRDPAHGFVLTVGAGGVLAELWADTRSALVPAPRMQVATMLRALRVAPLLDGYRGRPAARFDAVVDAIMAVQSYVIANAARVEEIEINPLVCTPDRAVAVDALLRRS; translated from the coding sequence ATGCTCCAACCCCGGACCATTGCGGTGGTCGGGGGTGGTGCCTGGTGTTCGGACATTATTGAACAGTGCAGGGCGTTTGGATTTACCGGGCGGATAGATGTCGTTCATCCGAAATGCCACGTGGTGCAGGGCATACGGGCCGTGAGATGTATTGCGGATCTGCCCGGTCCACCGGATGCAGCGTTTGTCGGGATCAACCGGAATGCCAGCATTGATGCGGTGGCTGAATTGGCCAGCGCCGGATGTGGCGGTGCGGTCTGTTTTGCGTCGGGGTTTTCGGAGGCGTCGGGTGAGGACGCAGGCGGCGACGATCTGCAGGCGAAGCTTGTCGACGCGGCAGGTGAGATGCCAATTCTCGGGCCGAATTGCTACGGCTTTGTCAACGCGCTCGACGGGGCGTTGTTGTGGCCCGACCAACACGGGTGCCGCCGTGTCAAAACGGGTGTCGCGATTTTGACCCAGTCTTCGAACATCGCGATCAATCTGTCGATGCAGCAGCGCGGATTGCCGATCAGTTACGTGGTGACCTGCGGGAATATGGCCCAGACATCGCAGGCTGCGATCGCGTTGGATTTGCTCGACGATCCGCGTGTGACCGCGATTGGTCTGCACGTCGAGGGGTTCACGGATCTGGAGGCGTGGTACGCGCTGGCGCAGCGCGCGGCGGCGCGGGATGTGCCGTTGGTCGCGATCAAGGTAGGCAAATCGGATCAGGCCGTTGCCGCGGCGGTGTCCCATACGGCGTCTTTGGCGGGATCGGATGTCGGGGCCGATGCGCTGTTGTGCAGATTGGGGATCGCCCGTGTGGATGATTTGCCGACTTTTGTCGAAGCGCTCAAGCTGTTGCATTTTTCGGGACGGTTGTCGTCGAGCGCGCTATCCTCGATCAGCTGTTCCGGCGGGGAGGCCAGCCTGATTGCGGACACGGCTGTGGGTCACGCTGTCAGTTTTCCTGCGCTGACGGAGCTGCAGCGGACAGCACTGGCGCAGGCTTTGGGGCCGATGGTCGCGCTGGGTAATCCGCTGGATTATCACACCTATATCTGGCGGGATGTTGACCGGATGACGGCGGCCTGGCTGCCGATGGCGGCAGAGCATATCGGTCTGATGCTGATTATCGTCGACTATCCGGTGACAGACGCTGCCGATTGGGATTGCGCCACGCAGGCGGCGCTGAACGTGCGCGCGCGGTCGGGGCGTCCCGTGACCGTTGTGGCCACATTGCCAGAACTGATGCCGGCGGATGTGCGCGACCGATTGCTTGCCGGGGGGGTGGTGGCGATGGGTGGATTGCGCGAAGCGGTGGCCGCGGCGGAGGCAGCGGCGCTGCCGCCCGTCGCGTCGTCCTTGCCGCAGCCCTTGTTGCCGGGGGCGCCGCGGGATGCCGCGTTGGTCGGCGAGGCCGATGCAAAAGCGGCGTTGGCGGCATCCGGTGTGTGCGTGCCTGCGTCGGTCAGCGATCCGGCGCGCGCCAATACGCTGTCGCTGCCTTTGGTCGTCAAGGCCACGGGAGTGGCGCACAAGTCCGAGGTGGGCGGTGTCAGGCTGAACGTGGCATTGCAGGATGTGGCAAGCGTTTGCGCGCAGATGCCCGATGGTCCGCTCCTGATCGAGGAGATGATCGGCGGGAGTGTGTGCGAGCTTTTGGTGGCTGTGCTGCGCGATCCGGCACACGGGTTTGTGTTGACCGTGGGCGCGGGCGGTGTGTTGGCCGAATTGTGGGCGGATACCCGATCGGCGCTTGTGCCCGCGCCCCGAATGCAGGTTGCAACCATGCTGCGGGCGTTACGGGTGGCGCCGCTGCTGGACGGGTATCGCGGCCGCCCTGCCGCGCGTTTTGATGCGGTTGTCGACGCGATCATGGCGGTCCAGTCCTATGTCATTGCCAATGCCGCGCGGGTCGAGGAAATTGAAATCAATCCGCTGGTGTGCACGCCCGATCGTGCCGTCGCGGTGGACGCGCTGTTGCGTCGCAGTTGA
- a CDS encoding glycosyltransferase family 4 protein produces the protein MNILFVHQNMPGQYREFVQWLAATKQHRIVFLTQRKNAPKFDGVETVLYAPHHKPKQGTYGLSRIWEDAAGTGFGAALACEKLRDEGQFTPDIIVGHVGWGEMTFLKHVWPQTPIIGFFEYYYSEKGGPVGFDPEEKMTPHTPYLLAARNAVPMANYHVVDKGHAPTYWQRDRFPESFHDKMYVCHDGIRTDTLRPDPDARLNLQRLNRDVTADDEIVTYMARNLERTRGFHVFMRALPAIQKARPNARVLIIGGNDASYGTKSTAPGGLRGEMEAELGSRVDWDRTHFLGQVPYDHYQKIIQISRCHLYLSMPFVMSWSLLESMAMEATIVASDVAPVREAITHGETGLLVDFFDPAAVANQVIEVLNAPEDFAHIGPNARKRVVENYDFLTKCLPEHIAQINALVPADRRIEMPG, from the coding sequence ATGAACATCCTTTTCGTCCACCAGAACATGCCCGGGCAGTACCGCGAGTTTGTCCAATGGCTGGCCGCCACCAAGCAGCACCGCATCGTTTTCCTGACCCAGCGCAAGAACGCCCCGAAATTCGACGGCGTCGAGACGGTTCTGTATGCCCCGCACCACAAGCCCAAGCAGGGCACCTATGGATTGAGCCGGATATGGGAGGATGCAGCCGGCACCGGATTTGGCGCGGCGCTGGCCTGTGAAAAGCTGCGCGACGAGGGGCAGTTCACCCCCGATATCATCGTTGGCCACGTGGGGTGGGGCGAGATGACGTTCCTCAAGCATGTCTGGCCACAGACGCCAATTATCGGGTTCTTCGAGTATTATTACAGTGAAAAGGGCGGCCCGGTCGGCTTTGACCCCGAAGAAAAGATGACGCCGCACACGCCCTATTTGCTGGCGGCGCGCAATGCGGTGCCGATGGCGAATTACCACGTGGTCGACAAGGGTCATGCCCCGACCTATTGGCAGCGCGACCGGTTTCCCGAAAGTTTCCACGACAAGATGTACGTCTGCCATGACGGTATCCGCACCGACACACTGCGCCCCGATCCCGATGCCCGTCTGAACCTGCAGCGCCTGAACCGTGATGTGACGGCCGACGACGAAATCGTGACCTATATGGCCCGCAATCTAGAGCGGACGCGGGGGTTTCATGTCTTTATGCGGGCGCTGCCTGCCATCCAGAAAGCCCGCCCCAATGCCCGCGTTCTGATCATCGGGGGCAATGACGCGTCCTATGGCACCAAGAGCACCGCGCCGGGCGGGTTGCGCGGGGAAATGGAGGCCGAGCTGGGATCGCGGGTGGATTGGGATCGCACCCATTTTCTGGGTCAGGTGCCCTACGACCATTACCAGAAGATCATCCAGATTTCGCGCTGCCATCTGTACCTGAGCATGCCGTTCGTGATGTCATGGTCGCTGCTGGAGAGCATGGCGATGGAAGCGACGATTGTCGCGTCGGATGTGGCGCCGGTGCGCGAGGCGATCACACATGGCGAGACGGGGCTCTTGGTGGATTTCTTTGATCCCGCAGCAGTGGCAAATCAGGTGATCGAGGTGCTTAATGCCCCCGAAGACTTTGCCCATATCGGACCGAACGCCCGCAAGCGCGTGGTGGAGAATTACGATTTCCTGACCAAATGCCTGCCCGAGCATATCGCGCAGATCAACGCGCTGGTTCCTGCCGATCGCCGGATCGAAATGCCCGGCTGA
- a CDS encoding sugar transferase codes for MTWRKRIFDLFFASLLVVILGPVIVFLVAYIWIKQGRPLFYVAERMKTPDEPFNLLKFRTMTVVEEDRGVSGADKAGRVTPLGARLRAKRLDEFPQLWNILRGDLSFVGPRPPLREYVERFPDVYAEVLKSRPGVTGLATIRFHKHEDRLLSRCADAQETDDVYCRVCVPRKARLDLIYQRNQSTCYDFDLVFQTIGNLFRRR; via the coding sequence ATGACATGGCGCAAGCGCATTTTCGATCTTTTCTTTGCCAGCCTGCTGGTGGTGATCCTCGGGCCCGTTATCGTATTTCTGGTGGCATATATCTGGATCAAGCAGGGTCGCCCGCTGTTTTACGTGGCGGAGCGGATGAAAACGCCGGACGAGCCGTTCAACCTGTTGAAATTCCGCACCATGACGGTGGTGGAGGAAGACCGCGGCGTGTCGGGCGCGGACAAGGCGGGGCGGGTGACGCCGCTGGGCGCGCGGCTGCGGGCCAAACGGCTGGATGAATTTCCGCAGCTCTGGAACATCCTGCGGGGCGATCTGAGCTTTGTCGGGCCGCGCCCGCCGTTGCGCGAATACGTGGAGCGGTTTCCGGACGTCTATGCCGAGGTGCTGAAGTCGCGCCCGGGGGTGACGGGGTTGGCCACGATCCGTTTTCACAAGCATGAGGACCGGTTGCTGTCGCGGTGTGCCGATGCGCAGGAGACCGACGATGTGTATTGCCGTGTCTGTGTGCCGCGCAAGGCGCGTCTGGACCTGATTTATCAGCGCAACCAGTCAACGTGCTATGATTTCGATCTGGTTTTTCAGACCATCGGCAACCTGTTCCGGCGCCGATAG
- a CDS encoding carnitinyl-CoA dehydratase, which yields MDPVKTHREGAILQVTLDRPKANAIDLQTSRVMGEVFAGFRDDPELRVAIITGAGDKFFCPGWDLKAAADGDAVDGDYGVGGFGGLQELRGLNKPVIAAVNGICCGGGLEWALSADMILAADHAQFALPEIRSGTVADAASVKLPKRVPYHIAMELLLTGRWFDAHEGKGWGLINEVLPAAELMDRAWELARLLASGPPLVYAAIKEIVRDAEDAKFQDSMNRITRRQLPTVDRLYASEDQLEGARAFAEKRDPVWKGK from the coding sequence ATGGATCCCGTCAAGACACACCGCGAGGGCGCGATTTTGCAGGTCACGCTGGACCGGCCAAAGGCCAATGCGATCGATTTGCAGACCTCGCGCGTGATGGGTGAGGTGTTTGCGGGGTTCCGCGATGATCCCGAGCTGCGCGTCGCCATCATCACGGGGGCGGGGGACAAGTTTTTCTGCCCCGGTTGGGATTTGAAGGCGGCCGCCGACGGGGATGCGGTCGATGGCGATTATGGTGTGGGCGGATTTGGCGGATTGCAGGAATTGCGGGGGCTGAACAAGCCGGTGATCGCGGCGGTCAACGGCATCTGCTGCGGCGGGGGGCTTGAGTGGGCGCTGAGTGCGGACATGATCCTTGCCGCGGATCACGCCCAGTTCGCGCTGCCGGAAATCCGCTCCGGCACGGTGGCGGATGCCGCCAGCGTGAAGCTGCCCAAACGGGTGCCCTATCATATCGCGATGGAGCTTTTGCTGACGGGGCGGTGGTTCGATGCCCATGAGGGCAAGGGTTGGGGACTGATCAACGAGGTGCTGCCTGCGGCAGAGTTGATGGACCGTGCGTGGGAACTGGCGCGGCTGCTGGCGTCGGGACCGCCGCTTGTCTATGCCGCGATCAAGGAGATCGTGCGCGATGCCGAAGATGCCAAGTTTCAGGACAGCATGAACCGCATCACCAGGCGGCAGTTGCCGACGGTCGACCGGTTGTATGCGTCCGAGGATCAGCTGGAGGGCGCCCGCGCCTTTGCCGAAAAGCGTGATCCCGTCTGGAAGGGCAAATAG
- a CDS encoding YjbH domain-containing protein, which translates to MIRSSVIRPVGCSVLMVLMTTTSFAQQSNETLFNRANQPTLNFYGVPGLIDMPTGEALPDGALAIGVSSFGGITRTSLTFQATPRISASFRYSGVKDWDSDGFDTYRDRNFDVRFLLNRESLYLPAVTLGLQDLAGTGVNAGEFIAATKTFEGSRLPGTVKATLGLGWGRLGSSGGIGAPFGSDRPAFDPNDSGGDFSTDQWFRGEAAPFGGIEWQVSDRLGLKAEYSSDAYEPETSRGVFERESRFNFGAEYQVNENIRLGGYYLYGSEFGVNLQLLLNPNKPVGALRLPAPRPLDRRPSRQADPQAYDGQWAAAESVASNAVRDALTPLLAAEGLDLISAKTTASTTEIRYRNNRYGQEAVAVGRVARAMARVLPASVETFRITPVVNNLAQATVTLRRSDLEALETVPNATDALYAVTGVDSATPTLDGAAVNEDLFPEFNWSIGPYVDTSLFDPNEPLRADAGIELNFSYRFSPGWTVAGSLQQRLTGNIEDDDDESNSVLPRVRTDAFRYSAATETSIRTLYVEKQWKPTADTYARASVGYLERMFGGVSGEVLWKPATSRLALGAELNYARQRDFDQKFGFQDYDVWTGHASAYYELGSGYYGQLDVGQYLAGDFGATLTLEREFANGVRIGGFVTKTDVSSEEFGEGSFDKGIKVSVPLSWFVGQPTKQQRSITLRPLQRDGGARLRVPNRLYGQVRTGDETRLKRNFSGIWQ; encoded by the coding sequence ATGATCAGAAGCAGTGTGATCCGGCCCGTTGGTTGTTCGGTGCTTATGGTCCTGATGACGACCACGTCTTTCGCGCAGCAATCGAACGAGACCCTTTTCAATCGGGCGAACCAGCCGACGCTGAACTTTTACGGTGTCCCCGGTTTGATCGACATGCCCACCGGCGAGGCGTTGCCGGACGGCGCATTGGCCATCGGCGTGTCAAGCTTTGGCGGCATCACGCGCACATCACTGACGTTTCAGGCGACACCCCGCATTTCTGCCAGCTTCCGGTATTCGGGGGTGAAGGATTGGGACTCGGACGGGTTCGATACCTACCGCGACCGCAATTTCGACGTGCGCTTCCTGCTGAACCGCGAAAGCCTGTATCTGCCTGCCGTGACGCTTGGGTTGCAGGATTTGGCCGGGACAGGCGTGAACGCGGGCGAATTCATCGCCGCCACCAAGACGTTCGAAGGCAGCCGTCTGCCGGGCACCGTGAAGGCGACCCTCGGTCTGGGCTGGGGCCGGTTGGGCAGTTCCGGCGGGATCGGCGCGCCGTTCGGGTCGGACAGGCCGGCGTTCGACCCCAACGATTCAGGGGGCGATTTTTCGACCGACCAATGGTTCCGGGGCGAAGCGGCACCCTTTGGCGGGATCGAATGGCAGGTCAGCGACCGGCTGGGCCTCAAGGCGGAATACAGTTCGGATGCGTATGAGCCCGAAACATCACGCGGTGTGTTCGAGCGCGAGTCGCGGTTCAATTTCGGGGCCGAGTACCAGGTGAACGAAAACATCCGGCTGGGTGGCTATTACCTCTATGGGTCGGAGTTCGGGGTGAACCTGCAGCTGTTGCTGAACCCGAACAAGCCGGTGGGGGCATTGCGCCTGCCCGCGCCACGCCCGCTGGATCGGCGGCCCTCGCGGCAAGCTGATCCGCAGGCCTATGACGGGCAGTGGGCGGCGGCGGAATCGGTTGCGTCCAACGCCGTGCGCGACGCGCTGACACCGCTGCTGGCTGCCGAAGGGCTGGACCTGATTTCGGCCAAGACGACCGCCTCGACCACGGAAATCCGCTACCGCAACAACCGCTACGGACAGGAAGCGGTTGCGGTCGGTCGTGTGGCGCGGGCGATGGCGCGGGTGCTGCCTGCGTCGGTTGAAACCTTCCGTATCACGCCCGTTGTCAACAATCTGGCGCAGGCGACGGTGACCTTGCGCCGGTCCGATCTGGAGGCGCTGGAGACAGTGCCGAACGCGACAGACGCGCTTTATGCGGTGACGGGTGTGGACAGTGCGACACCGACGCTGGACGGGGCCGCGGTGAACGAGGATCTCTTTCCCGAATTCAACTGGTCGATCGGTCCTTACGTCGACACGAGCCTGTTTGACCCCAACGAGCCGCTGCGCGCGGACGCCGGGATCGAGTTGAATTTTTCGTACCGGTTTTCGCCCGGGTGGACGGTTGCAGGGTCGCTCCAGCAGCGCCTGACCGGCAACATCGAGGACGACGACGACGAGAGCAATTCGGTGCTGCCACGGGTGCGCACGGATGCGTTCCGGTATTCCGCCGCAACGGAAACGTCGATCCGCACGCTGTATGTCGAGAAGCAGTGGAAACCCACGGCAGACACTTACGCGCGCGCAAGTGTCGGGTATCTGGAGCGGATGTTCGGTGGCGTGTCGGGCGAGGTGCTGTGGAAGCCCGCGACAAGCCGTTTGGCGCTGGGCGCGGAGTTGAACTATGCCCGCCAGCGTGATTTCGACCAGAAGTTCGGCTTTCAGGATTACGATGTGTGGACCGGCCATGCGTCGGCCTACTACGAGCTGGGATCGGGGTATTACGGGCAGCTGGACGTGGGCCAGTATCTGGCCGGTGATTTCGGGGCGACCCTGACGTTGGAGCGCGAGTTTGCCAACGGTGTGCGCATCGGCGGATTTGTCACGAAAACGGACGTGTCGTCCGAAGAGTTCGGCGAGGGATCGTTCGACAAGGGCATCAAGGTTTCGGTGCCGCTGAGCTGGTTCGTGGGCCAGCCGACCAAGCAACAGCGCAGCATCACCCTGCGGCCGCTGCAACGTGACGGCGGCGCGCGTTTGCGGGTGCCCAACAGGCTGTATGGACAGGTGCGCACCGGTGACGAGACACGTCTGAAACGCAATTTCTCGGGGATTTGGCAATGA